From the Polaribacter huanghezhanensis genome, the window CATTCTTCAATTAAAAAGGAAGAAAGATGTTGTGCCTTTTGTATTGGGTAAAATTAGCGATGAAACAAAGCGTATTTTAACTTCTGAAAACATCAAATACAAAATCTTATTTCCAACAAAAAAAATTGATTTTAACTATATTAAAGAAATAAAAGGTTTACTAAAAGATGAAAATTTTGATGTAGTCCAATTTTTTAATGGAAAACCTGCAAGAAGTTTTTTATTTGCTGTAAAAAATCACAAACCAAAAACAGTGCTTTTCATGGGTTCAATAAGTTTGCATTGGCATGATCCATCTGCATATTTAACCTTTTTAAGTCCTAAAATGGATAAAATTACGTGCAATAGTAAATATGTTTTTGAGCATGTAAAAAAACAACTTTTAAGCAAAAATAAAAGTAAAGCAGTACTAGTTTATGAAGGATATTCTTCTTCTTGGTTTAAAGATGTAAAAGCTTTTGATTATACAACATTAAATATTCCAAAAGATGCAATTAAGGTTTGTTTTGTTGGTAATCATAGAAAAGTAAAAGGGACTAAATATTTTTTAGAATCTTCTTATCATTTAAATTCAACGAAAGAAATTCATTATATACTTATAGGCAATAAAACGAACATTCCTAGTTTGTATAAAATTGCAAAATCGAGTCCAAATGTTACTAAAATTCATTTCTTAGGATTAAGAAACGACGCGGTTTCTCTAATCAAAGGCGCAGACATTTATGCACAGACTTCTTTAAGCGAAGGTTTTGGTAGAGCAATTAGTGAAGCAATGTGTGTAGAAAAACCTATTGTAATGACCAATGCTGGTGGTTGTACAGAATTGATTGATGAAAGTTGCGGAATTGTTGTTCCTCTTAAAGATGGAGAAGCAATTGGAAAAGCAATTTCTACTTTAGCCAACAATGATACTTTACGAATTGAAATGGGGAAAAATGCAAAAATTAGAATTGATACTGTTATCAATACTGAAAAAACGACTGAAGAAACGTATCAAGTGTATGCCGGTTTGCTAAAAGATTAATTTCTTAACATTTCAATCCCAAATCTTTTCCTTTCTCTAACATAAATTGATAAGACGCTTCGTATTCATTCGGAATTACGCCTTCTAAAATAGCTTCTTTTATGGCTTCTTTTAATTGACCTATTTCTCTACAAGGTTCTAAATTAAAGGTTTTCATAATCAATTCACCAGAAATTGGAGGCTGAAAATTACGCACATGATCTCGCTCTTCTACTTCTTTTATTTTTGCTCTTACCAACTCAAAATTCTTATGATATCGTTTAAATTTCGATGGATTTTTAGTAGTAATATCCGCTTCACACAAAGTCATTAACGATTCAATATCATCGCCTGCATCAAAAACCAAACGTCTAACTGCAGCATCTGTAACTTCGCTTGCTAGCACAATTGGACGAGAACTTAACAAAACCATTTTCTGAACAAATTTCATTTTGTTATTCAACGGCATTTTCAATCGTTTAAACAATTTAAAAACCATTTTTGAACCCACAAATTCATGTGCATGAAATGTCCAACCAATTTTTTTATGAAATTTTTTTGTTGGTGCTTTTCCGATATCGTGCAACAAAGCTGCCCAACGCAACCAAACATCATTTGT encodes:
- a CDS encoding glycosyltransferase family 4 protein gives rise to the protein MMKVLFVVDFETSINIIKTQLELILQLKRKKDVVPFVLGKISDETKRILTSENIKYKILFPTKKIDFNYIKEIKGLLKDENFDVVQFFNGKPARSFLFAVKNHKPKTVLFMGSISLHWHDPSAYLTFLSPKMDKITCNSKYVFEHVKKQLLSKNKSKAVLVYEGYSSSWFKDVKAFDYTTLNIPKDAIKVCFVGNHRKVKGTKYFLESSYHLNSTKEIHYILIGNKTNIPSLYKIAKSSPNVTKIHFLGLRNDAVSLIKGADIYAQTSLSEGFGRAISEAMCVEKPIVMTNAGGCTELIDESCGIVVPLKDGEAIGKAISTLANNDTLRIEMGKNAKIRIDTVINTEKTTEETYQVYAGLLKD